Within the Alteromonas sp. M12 genome, the region AAAGAGGTCAAACAGGACGGGTTTTGTGTGGTTGACCAAGAATTGGAATTAGGTCTACGATCCCTCGCCATTCCCGTGTTTGATTATCATGGAAAACTACTTGGGGCGGCCAATATAAGCACCAATTCTCTGCGAGTCAGTATCGAAAAGCTTATTAACGAATATTCACTGGTGTTAAAAGATGCCGCTAAACAGATTTCTGCGCATGCTAAATAGCTGGTTTGAATTGTTTATTATGGCCTAAATCTAATACTGCTTACGAATACCGACCGTTTTTTTGATTCTCAACTAATTCATCCAGTATTTGTGTCGCAGCTTGCATTATTTCGCTATAGGGCTCTTTTCGTCGGCTGCAAATGACAGGGCTAGTTATGGATTTATCTTCTAGTTGCACCAGCACTACATCATCTCTCGTCATGCGTTTAACTTGTTCAGGCACAAGCGCAAAGCCCATTTCTGAGGCCACCAATGCCAACGCCGTTTGAATATCATTTACCTGTTGTGCAATACGTACGTTCAATCCGTTACGAGAGAATAAATCAATACAAATGTCGGCAAATGTCGGGCTTTGACCAGCTGGATATAGGATCATAGGTAACTTTGCTAATTCAGCCATGGTGATGGTTTTTGATGCCAACGGGTGTTCTTTATGCAGTGCCACTAACATCGGCTCTTGTAACAAGGTTGTCTGTTCAATTTCTGGATCGTTTATATAGATGCGTCCTAAACCGATATCAATTTTGCCGGTTTTGAGTGCGTCTAATTGGTCACGGGTTTTTAATTCGTACAATATAATTTCAGCTGTGTTGTTCTGCCTTAACCTTCTAACCATGGTCGGAAATTGACCATAAAAAACCGATGGTACAAATCCAATACCAAAAACAATTTTGCCACTTTCGGCCACTCGACGTGTATCTTCTATGGTTACCGATACCTTAGATAGGATTTGTTTAGCATGTTGCCAAAAGTATTGGCCGGCCGGCGTCAAAGTTAATCCACGTGGATGGCGGTTAAACAAAGTGACACCGATCTCCTCCTCTAACTGTTTGATTTGTCTGGTTAAAGGTGGCTGAGCGATGAAGAGTTTTTTAGCCGCGTTGGTTAAGTTTAACTCCTCAGCTACCGCACAGAAATAGCGTAGATGCCTTAGTTCCATCATACCTCCAAGGTATTGCTCGCAACCAATTCAATATTGGTAAGCACTCAAAATAGCATTTAAATTAAATAAACTTTAACTACATGGTAACAGACGATTAACATGAGCAAGATTGCAAGTATCAATACTTTTATTGTCGATATTCCGACAATTAGACCACACAAACTGTCGATGACCTCGATGTCAGTACAATCAATGGTGATTGTACGCATCCGTGATAATAACGGTTTAGAAGGTATAGGTGAAGGTACTACTATTGGTGGTTTAGCTTATGGACCTGAAAGCCCCGAAAGTATTCAAACGAATATCGACAAATATTTTTCGCCACTCATTATCAATCAGCCAGCAAGCAATATCAATGTGCTGATGCAAATGCTGAATCAATCTATCCGCGGAAATTACATTGCTAAATCAGCAGTAGAGACCGCTTTGTTGGATTTGAAAGGCAAGCAGTTAGGTGTTCCTGTTTCTGATTTATTAGGTGGTGCTTGTCACGATAAAGTGGACTGTCTTTGGGTATTGGCCTCTGGAAATACTGAAAAAGATATCGAAGAAGCCAAAGCAATGATTGCGCAAAAAAGGCATTGCCACTTTAAGATGAAAATTGGTGCTAGAGCACTCGAAGCAGATATTGAGCACGTCATAGCCGTGAAAAAAGCTCTTGGCAGTAACATCAGTATTCGCGTGGACGTGAATCAGGCGTGGAACGAAGTGACCGCGGTAAAAGGTATGGCAGCGCTACAAGATGCAGGCATTGATTTAGTTGAGCAACCGACACCGGCTAAAGATTTTGCCACTTTAGTGCGATTATCCGAAAAATTTAATATTCCGATTCTTGCCGATGAATCTATTGCAGACAAACAAGACGCCTACATTCTTGCCAAGCAGGGCTTTGCTGGCTCAGTGGCACTCAAAATTGCAAAAGCAGGCGGGCTTAAAGGCGCACTCGATGTTGCTACTTTGTGTACCGCTGCTGGAATCGATGTTTACGGTGGAACCCTGTTGGAAGGCTCAATAGGCACAGCCGCCGCCTTACACGCATGGTCGACCATCCCTAATATGCAATTTGGCACAGAAATGTTTGGCCCTTTGCTTTTAAAAGACGATTTTATCAAAAACCCACTTCAGTATCGTGATTTCGGTGTTGAAATTCCTACGCTTCCAGGATTGGGACTTGAGATTGATGAAGATAAATTTACTCACTACATGCGTAAGTAACGCGAGGATAAAAATATGTTATTTCAAGTAAATATGACCGTAATTCCACCAAAAGATATGCCTAAAGAGCAATTTGACGAAATAAAAGCAACAGAAAAGAAATATGCCGAGCAGCTTCAGCAGCAAGGTATTTGGAAGCACCTTTGGCGCGTTGTAGGGCAATATGCCAATGTGAGTATTTTTGAAGTAAAAGATAATGCGCATCTCCATGAGATTTTGATGGGGCTTCCTTTATATCCCTATATGGAAATGACCGTGACTCCTTTGTGTGATCACCCTTCTTCCATTCATTAATCATAATCAATTAGCGTACTTGGAGATTTTTATGAGCGTTAAAACAATGCAAACAGAAGCAGTACAAACCCTACTAAAAAAAGCGGCTGGACTAGATAAAGAAGGCGGAAACCCGCGTTTTAAAACCATAATGCATAGGTTTTTATCAGACATTTATCAAATGATAGAAGACTTGGACATTACTCCAGAAGAGTTTTGGCAAGGCGCTAATTACTTAAATGAGTTAGGTACAAACAAAGAAGCGGTATTGTTAGCGCCAGGTCTTGGATTCGACCACTATTTAGATATTCGCGAAGATGCAAAAGATGAGTTAGCAGGCATCGCTGGTGGTACTCCTCGCACAATTGAAGGGCCACTTTACGTAGAAGGTGCACCTATTATCCAACAAGGCGAAAAAATGGATGATGGTAAAACACCAGGCCAAGAAATGTTGCTACATGGTCGTGTTACCGATGAAGAAGGAAACCCAATCGCCGATGCAATGGTCGATATCTGGCATGCAGATACGAAGGGCGCTTATTCATATTTTGATCCAAGCCAAAGTGAATTTAACTTGCGTCGCAGAATTCGTACCGACAAAGATGGGAAATATGTTGTGCGCTCAATCGTGCCAAGTGGATACGGATGCCCTCCAGGCGGATCTACCATGAAAGTGCTTGAAAACTTAGGTCGCCACGGCAACAGACCTGCTCACATTCATTACTTTGTATCTAAACCTAACTTTAAACACCTTACCTCGCAAATTAATTTAGCCGGTGATGAATACACCTATGACGACTTCGCTTTCGCCACACGTGACGAACTGGTTGTTGATGCAAATCCGGTTAATGATGCCAAACTTATTAGTGAACATGGTTTTGCCAAAGAATACCTAGATGTTGAATTTAACATCGAACTTGTTAAAACCACTGAAGAATCAATCCAGCAAGCCCATCCTCGTGCCCGAGTATCCTTAGAACAAGCATAAGTTTATTCTTTGGTGATGCAAAAAGTTTACAAAAAGAAGGTTACTAAAGCCTCGGAATGTAAACGCATTGAGCCCATTTGGGCTCTTTTTTTATATTTTTTGTAGATGCTTTAACCTATATGCCTTTTATTAAACGACTAGTTGCTCGTTAATCTCCTCTTCTAACTAATCTGCTTTATTTCACATTGATTGATGCAAAGGGGAGCTCTGTATTTATTGATTTGCGGCTGAGTGCTGTATCGCACAGACTAGCGTCCATTAAAAGGTCAGTTTAGGGAGGAAACAACATAGCAGCCGCCTTGTTGAACAGAGTGTTATTCTTTGGAGCTTCTTTTGACTGCATCCTCAACCATCCCAATCACCAATCATTTGATAGATTGTCTGTCGGAACAACAGCGTTACTGGTTCCAAACCCATAGTACACCGGTCGACTTAGTATTTGGGCAGGTGCTAAATGTAGTTGATAAACCGCCAAAATATGTCTATTTCCCAATCAGTGGATTCATTTCACTATTGACCATTATTTTAGATGAACCACCTTTAGAAATGGGGGTAATAGGCAATGAGGGGATGTTAGGTGCAACCATGGCGTTGCGCAATAATAATGCACCTTTGCAAGCTATTGTGCAGGGAACGGGCAGTGCGTTAAGGATTAATGCTGTCATGTTTCGTCAATATCTTAAAAGCTGCCTTCCGTTGCAAAAATTATTGTTTAGATACCTCTACGTGTTAATCCAGCAACTGGCACAAACCGGTGCATGCAATAGTTTTCATGAGGTGCAACAACGTCTAGCCCGCTGGTTGTTGATGACCCAAGACCGTGCCCATAGCGATCATCTTCAGCTCACTCATCAGTTTTTGGCAAGCATGTTAGGTGTGCGTCGCAGTGCTGTTACTATCGCAGCAGGGATCATGCAGCAGCAAGGGCTTATCAGTTATAGCCGTGGGCATATCAGAGTATTGTCAAGAAACGGCCTCAAACAGGCATCTTGTGGATGCTACAGCGCGGCTATTAAAGCTTATCAACAAAATTTTCCGCTTCCAGACAACGGATAGTTTAACCTCAACCATGCAAGTTAAGTTGGCGATGTTTAGACCGATAGATGAATCTAGAGTTAGCGTCTGCTTAATGGATTTTTCAAGCTATGTTGTAGCTAACTGTTGCTTAATTTTGTCTTGATAAGTGTTGTCATTAAGCAACTCTGAGTCAAATTCAGGGCAATGCTTGATGACCTCAACACTGAGGTGGCAATTGACAGCGTGTTCCATCCAATTTATGGAATCAATGTGTTTAGGCGCTATTAACACTTTTCTACCACCAGGCCACAGATCATGCGTGTCTATCACAATGAATTGAATAACCCAATTGTCGGTATCTAATATTAGGTCGTATATCTGCCCAAAAGTGTCGTCTTTTGCTTTAATCCCATAACCTTGCAATTCATCGATAGAACGTAAATGATTGTCGTCTATCGAATCATCAGTAATCTTTTCGAAATCTTGCATATCTGCTTGGGGACTTTTTGCTAAGGCCGTTGGATGAGCATAATCTCCCCAGACGCCAGGACCCGTCCAGTAATAACCATAACCGAAGTACTTAAATAATAGCGCTTCGTATGCACGTGATACCGTCTGGTGTTCATCTATTGACGGACTGTCTTTGACCTCTTGCATGGTAAGTTTTACATGAATCTTCTCTGCTGCAACGTCAATATCACGGAGAGAAATCGGGCTGATCAGTACTTTCTCACCCAAAGGTAACCATTTATGGGTGTCTGCGTACATATATCTGACTGTCCATGAGCGGTCATCAAATAGAAAATCTTGACTCACACCTATATCACCATCAGTCGCGGCTATGGTGAATCGTTTAATATCCCGTAGGCCTGCATACATAAAATTTTCCTATTCGTATTTTTGTTCCAATTTATAACTATTATAAATTCAGTTGTTCACTTAGAGCTTAGAAGAGGAACATCTACTACGCCAGCTATCGGTATTGTTATTCGCTGATTGCAAAACCTCGAAACAATCGGTTTAAAATTTCACAAAACATAACACTCTGGCACTCACCTCGCCGTTCGCTAATGAGCGTAGAACTATAGCGTAACATTCGTTAAGACACTGATTTAAACTTATCAACTTGAAACACCTTTGGTTCTGAACAAGGCTTATCTATCAACTGCCAATCCGTGCGCTATCGAACAGACTGTCATTAGTTATCCCTTTACTATTAAGCGCTAGAGATTTGTAAACGGAAGAAACGATCTTCATTTTTTCGATTTCAATCTTACACATTCCTATAGATCTATCAGTAACTCGACAGTTCCATTATTTAAAGGGTAGTTATGTCAAATTTGATCTATTTTCTTTTTGGTTCTGCGTGTTCTGAGCCACCTTGGGATAGCCTACTTCCTGTCCGAGAAGAACTATTTGGTATCGAAAGATTAGAGCAGCACGCCGTTACTTTGGCTGCAGCACAGATAGTGGCTAAGTCAACCCCAAGGGGGGTGCCTTTACAAATAAGACTTAAACAAAATGCATCGGTGTTGCTGAATGCTTACCGAGCCAGTGCCAAAGAATTAGAAGCAGGTCATATTGTCGTGCCCGCCGCAGAGTGGTTGTTAGACAATTATCACTTAGTCGAGCAGCAAATTCGCGAAGTAAAAGAGGATTTACCCCCTAGTTTCTATCGTCAATTACCTAAATTGTCAGTCGGACCTTTTGCTGGTTACCCTCGGGTATTTGGTATTGCGTGGGCCTATGTCGCACATACCGATAGCCATTTTGACCCTGATAATCTATGTCGATTTATTCAAGCCTATCAAAGTGTTCAGCCCTTAACTATTGGAGAGTTGTGGGCGATTGCCATTACCTTGCGTATTGTGTTGATCGAAAATTTACGGCGCTTGGCAGACCAGTTCACAGTGGGACGACTTGCCCGTGCTGATGCTGATCAACTCACCGACCGTTTGCTGGTCTCTGGTTGTGCTCACTCAGTATTAGCTGAAGACATTGCGACGCGTTCTTCAGGCCCCTTGTCTGAGCCTTTTGCCGCACAATTGGCTAAACGTTTGCGTGATCAAGATCCAAAAACCACCCCAGCTCTTGAGTGGTTAGAGCAAAGGCTGAATGCACAAGAGCTGACAGTTGAAGCGGTTGTGCAACGTTCACAGCTGCGCCAAGGCGCATCAAATGTGACTATTCGCAACGTGATTACGAGTATGCGACTCATTTCAGATATCGACTGGACAGAATTGTTTGAGCGAGTCAGTTTGGTTGATAAACGTTTAAGTGAAGATAGTAAATTTTCTGAATTGGATTTTGCAACGCGAAATTTATACCGCAGCGCGATTGAACAACTTGCTCGTGGTTCACTATTTTCTGAACTTGAAGTGGCTGAACTTGCTTTGCAAACAGCCGAGGAAGCGTCCAAAAATGCGGAAAATGAAAGAGAGGCTGAACGGCTCGGGGATCCCGGATATTGCTTAATCGAACAGGGCAGACGCAGTTTTGAACGTTCGCTAAAATTTAAACCAAAGCTAGGTTTATGGCTCAGTCGTTTACATATTCGAATCGGTTTGAGTGGTTATATAGCTTCAATTTTAATCTCTGCTTTAACTTTAGTGCTGCTATCGATTTACGCTTTTGGTTTTTCCCAGCTTCCGCTGTCATGGCTGGTGTTGATAACTGCATTAGGTTTTATACCCGCGACCGAAATATCAACCGCAATAGTCAATCGTTCAGTGACATGGCGACTAGGCTCAAGAGTATTGGCTGGACTCGAACTTAAATCTGGCGTTCCAGCAGCCTTACGTACTCTTGTCGTGGTGCCAACTCTGCTGACTAATGAAGATGATATTTTGGAGCAAGTTGAACAACTAGAAGTACATTTTTTAGGTGGTATTGACGGTCACTTAAGTTTTGCTTTGTTAGTGGATGGAGTCGATGCTGATCAAGAAGTGCTAGATAGCGATGCTCCTTTGTTGGCCAAAGCGAGCGCAAAAATAAACGAATTAAACCAACGTTACGGGCCAGGCCCGACTGGAAAACGGTTTTTGTTACTTTATCGGCACCGACTGTTTAATCCTTCTGAGAACAAGTGGATGGGATGGGAGCGTAAGCGCGGTAAACTTCACGAGCTAAATCGTTTATTACGTGGCGCTACTGATACCAGTTTTATGTCATCGGTTGGTTGCATGACGGATTTACCGACAAATGTGCGTTATGTGATTACGCTGGATGCTGATACTCGATTACCCCGAGATACGGCCCAACGTCTCATTGGTAAAATGGGCCATCCTTTAAATCGTCCAAGGCTTAATCCTGATACTCAGCGGATTGAAGCAGGTTACGGCATTATTCAACCACGAGTGACTCCGTCACTATCTGTCGGTACTGAAGGATCGTTTTATCAACGGGTTTTTTCAAATCCAGGGGGGATGGATCCATATGCTGCTGCTATTTCAGATGTTTATCAGGATCTGTTCGGCGAAGGCTCTTATACCGGTAAAGGTATTTATGATATTGACGCGTTTGAAAGCTCCTTGGCAGGGCGAGTGCAGAAAAATACATTATTAAGTCACGATTTATTTGAGGGGATATTTGCCCGCGCTGCTTTGGTTTCAGATATTGAAGTGGTAGAGGAATTTCCGGCTCGTTATGATGTTTTGGCAAAACGTCAACATCGCTGGATCCGTGGTGACTGGCAGTTACTTCCTTGGATATTTGCACGCTTTACAGGGGTTAAATCGGTGTCTCATATTGGGCGCTGGAAAATGTTAGATAACCTCAGGCGATCCTTAGTGGGGCCGCTAACACTTTTGGCTCTGTTGTTATCTTGGTTATTACCCTTGTCATTGGCTGTTATTAGCACAGCCTTGTTACTTGCTACTATGATAATACCGGCGTTCATACCTAGTGTATTTTCACTCACACCACATAAAAGCAGTGTTAATCTTGCGAATCATCTGCGGATGTGGACAGGTGATTTACGTAATGCTGGTGCCCAAGTTTTGTTTAATCTGGCTTTTTTGCCTGATCATAGTTGGCGCACAATTGATGCAATTAGTCGAACATTACTGCGCGTGTTCTTCTCCCATAGGGGCTTGTTAGAATGGACAAGTACAGCTCAATCTAATGGTCATCCTCGCTTAAGTCTAGTGGGATTCTATAGAACAATGTGGACAGGCACCGTAGTCAGCCAAGTGATTTGTTTGGGATTGCTGGTCCTTGCACCAACATCATGGCCCTTGATAGTACCTTTTGCACTGCTGTGGTTATTGGCTCCGCTTTTTGCGTTTTTTAGTAGCCGCTCTCAGCCCTCGGCCCTAGGGCAAGATACAGACCAGTTTAGTGGAGAGTTACGTCTCACAGCACGACAAACTTGGCGTTATTTTGAAACCTTTGTTACTGCACAGGACAATATGCTTCCTCCTGATAATTTTCAGGAAGAACCTCAAGCTGTTATTGCGCACCGAACTTCACCAACCAATATTGGACTTTACCTATTATCAGCGGTCTGCGCGCGAGACTTTGGTTGGGCAGGGTTGCAAGAAACTATTGCACGTTTGGAGGTCACGTTTAAAACCCTTAAAGGACTACCTCGTTATAAAGGCCACTTTTACAATTGGTATTCCACTCAAACCTTGCAAGTCTTATTACCTGCATATGTTTCATCTGTTGATAGTGGTAACTTAGCGGGCCATTTGATTGCTTTAGCCAATGCTTGTGATGAATGGCAAGAACAACCAATGCACAACTGTATTAGTACCGGCATACAAGACAATCTCAAATTGCTACTCGAGGTAACTCACCCAACAACTAGCAACAATTCTCGACCCAACCAATTACTCAATACGTTAATAACTGACATAAGCGTGCTGATAAATGGCTCACAAAACATTGAGGTTTTTGCGCCAACCGTTCTCGAACTCACTAAAAAAGCGCAAAAATTAGTTAACCAACAACTATCTAGCGACAATCAACTTTACGTAACCGAAGTATGTTTTTGGCTTGGATCAATAGGGAAATTGGTTACTCAGCAATTACTCGATCAGCAAGCGCTTGCTAAGCCAGAAGCTAGAAATATTTTAATTCAGCGGCTCTATACACTTGCCAATACCGCCCGTTACATGGCCCACGAGATGGATTTCGCGTTTTTACTCGACCCTGAAAGAAATTTGATATCCATTGGATACTCTCTGGCTGAGAATTGTCTTGACCCCAGTTGCTACGATTTACTGGCGTCAGAAGCTCGCTTAGCCAGCTTGTTCGCTATCGCGAAAGGTGATGTCGTGACCAAACACTGGTTTCGCCTTGGACGCACAGCCACGCCACTGGGCAATGGTTCGGCGTTGATTTCTTGGTCAGGCTCTATGTTTGAATATCTGATGCCTTCCCTGGTAATGCGCGCACCTTTGGGCAGTTTATTGGAGCAGACCAATTGTTTAGTGGTCGAGCGTCAACAACAATATGGTCATCAATTGGGCATTCCTTGGGGCATATCTGAGTCCTCCTTTAATGCGCGGGATATCGAATTAACTTATCAATATTCCAACTTTGGTGTACCCGGTTTAGGTCTGAAACGAGGATTATCAGAAAATACAGTTATTGCACCTTATGCTACTGGGCTTGCCACTATGGTCGATCCTAAAGCGGCGGTTGAAAACTATCGACGCCTTGAAAAAATGGGAGCTAGAGGGACCTTTGGATTCTACGAAGCGCTTGATTTTACCCCAGCACGCCTGCCACTAGGGGCTGACGTCGCCATTGTGCGCAGTTTTATGGCTCATCATCAAGGCATGACCATAGTGGCTATTCTCAACTGTTTGCACAAAGGACTAATGCGTTCGCGTTTTCACCGTGAACCTAAAATTCAAGCTTGTGAATTGTTGCTGCAAGAAAAAATGCCTCGCAATATCGCTATTGGTCATCCCCGTGCTGAAGAAGTAAAAGGCTCAAATAGTGTGCAGGCCTCTGAAGCTAACACGGTAAGAAGGTTAAGTGCCACAAGTAACGAAGTGCCGCTGACCCATTTGTTATCAAATGGACGTTACACAGTGATGTTAACCACCTCAGGTGCAGGTTATAGCCGTTGGCGTGACTTTGCTATCACTCGTTGGAACGAAGATAGTACCTGTGACAATAATGGTTCTTTTATTCTATTGCGTGATATAGAAAGCGGCAAATGTTGGTCTGGAACGGCTCAACCATTCGACGTTCATGGCGAGTTTCAGCCCTGTTTATTTGCTGAAGATCATGCTGAGTTTAGTATGCGTCAGGGGAACTTGAGCACTAAAATGGAAATATTGGTTTCTGGCGAGGATGATGGTGAAGTTAGACGACTTTCGGTGACGAACAACGGACATTTTTGTCATGAAGTCGAGGTCACATCCTATGCTGAACTAGTGCTTGCAGAAGCGGCCAACGACAACGCTCACCCTGCGTTTGCCAAAATGTTTGTGCAAACCGAGTTTATGCCCGAATTTGGCGCGTTAGTGGCTACTCGTCGCAAACGCTCGGCCAATGACACCGATATTTGGGCTGCTCATTTTGCCATTGTCGAAGGGGAGATATCAGCAATTCCCCAGTATGAAACCAGTCGTGCGGAATTTATTGGACGAGGAAATACTGTTGCCAGTGCGGCGGCCATGGGCATCACTGAATTATCCGCCGGCAAGCAGTTATCAAATACCGTAGGTTGTGTACTGGATCCAATCTTTGCTTTGCGCTTTCAACTCAAAGTGCCGCCAGGTGCTGTTGTACGGGTGGTGTATTGGACAGTGGTGGCCGCGTCTCGTGCTGAATTGCTGGAGCTGATTGACCGCCATAATGATCTTAGTGCCTACGATAGAGCAAAAACCTTAGCTTGGACTCAGGCTCAGGTACAACTTCGTTACTTAGGTATTAAAGATGCCGAGGTGGCAGACTTCCAACGACTGGCTGCGCCAATCATTTATGCCGATGCGCGTTTCAGAGCATCATCACAAGCTATAGTGCGCGGTATGGCATGTCAATCTGAACTCTGGACGCTTTCGATTTCCGGAGACTTACCGATAGTGTTGTTACGTATTGATGATATTGAAGACATGGCGGAAGTTAAACAGCTATTGCGTGCTCATGAATACTGGTGCATGAAGGGGCTTGCGGTGG harbors:
- a CDS encoding LysR family transcriptional regulator, which produces MMELRHLRYFCAVAEELNLTNAAKKLFIAQPPLTRQIKQLEEEIGVTLFNRHPRGLTLTPAGQYFWQHAKQILSKVSVTIEDTRRVAESGKIVFGIGFVPSVFYGQFPTMVRRLRQNNTAEIILYELKTRDQLDALKTGKIDIGLGRIYINDPEIEQTTLLQEPMLVALHKEHPLASKTITMAELAKLPMILYPAGQSPTFADICIDLFSRNGLNVRIAQQVNDIQTALALVASEMGFALVPEQVKRMTRDDVVLVQLEDKSITSPVICSRRKEPYSEIMQAATQILDELVENQKNGRYS
- a CDS encoding muconate/chloromuconate family cycloisomerase: MSKIASINTFIVDIPTIRPHKLSMTSMSVQSMVIVRIRDNNGLEGIGEGTTIGGLAYGPESPESIQTNIDKYFSPLIINQPASNINVLMQMLNQSIRGNYIAKSAVETALLDLKGKQLGVPVSDLLGGACHDKVDCLWVLASGNTEKDIEEAKAMIAQKRHCHFKMKIGARALEADIEHVIAVKKALGSNISIRVDVNQAWNEVTAVKGMAALQDAGIDLVEQPTPAKDFATLVRLSEKFNIPILADESIADKQDAYILAKQGFAGSVALKIAKAGGLKGALDVATLCTAAGIDVYGGTLLEGSIGTAAALHAWSTIPNMQFGTEMFGPLLLKDDFIKNPLQYRDFGVEIPTLPGLGLEIDEDKFTHYMRK
- the catC gene encoding muconolactone Delta-isomerase, which produces MLFQVNMTVIPPKDMPKEQFDEIKATEKKYAEQLQQQGIWKHLWRVVGQYANVSIFEVKDNAHLHEILMGLPLYPYMEMTVTPLCDHPSSIH
- the catA gene encoding catechol 1,2-dioxygenase, with the translated sequence MSVKTMQTEAVQTLLKKAAGLDKEGGNPRFKTIMHRFLSDIYQMIEDLDITPEEFWQGANYLNELGTNKEAVLLAPGLGFDHYLDIREDAKDELAGIAGGTPRTIEGPLYVEGAPIIQQGEKMDDGKTPGQEMLLHGRVTDEEGNPIADAMVDIWHADTKGAYSYFDPSQSEFNLRRRIRTDKDGKYVVRSIVPSGYGCPPGGSTMKVLENLGRHGNRPAHIHYFVSKPNFKHLTSQINLAGDEYTYDDFAFATRDELVVDANPVNDAKLISEHGFAKEYLDVEFNIELVKTTEESIQQAHPRARVSLEQA
- a CDS encoding Crp/Fnr family transcriptional regulator, whose protein sequence is MTASSTIPITNHLIDCLSEQQRYWFQTHSTPVDLVFGQVLNVVDKPPKYVYFPISGFISLLTIILDEPPLEMGVIGNEGMLGATMALRNNNAPLQAIVQGTGSALRINAVMFRQYLKSCLPLQKLLFRYLYVLIQQLAQTGACNSFHEVQQRLARWLLMTQDRAHSDHLQLTHQFLASMLGVRRSAVTIAAGIMQQQGLISYSRGHIRVLSRNGLKQASCGCYSAAIKAYQQNFPLPDNG
- a CDS encoding PRC-barrel domain containing protein, whose translation is MYAGLRDIKRFTIAATDGDIGVSQDFLFDDRSWTVRYMYADTHKWLPLGEKVLISPISLRDIDVAAEKIHVKLTMQEVKDSPSIDEHQTVSRAYEALLFKYFGYGYYWTGPGVWGDYAHPTALAKSPQADMQDFEKITDDSIDDNHLRSIDELQGYGIKAKDDTFGQIYDLILDTDNWVIQFIVIDTHDLWPGGRKVLIAPKHIDSINWMEHAVNCHLSVEVIKHCPEFDSELLNDNTYQDKIKQQLATT